The Mucilaginibacter sp. PAMB04168 genome contains the following window.
GTTCAAAATAACAAAAAAATACAGAAAAACGACAAAATGTAAACAAAATATTAAACTATTATGATTTTACGTGTTGTGCTAAACCCGATAATAATTAACTAAATATACCCGATTTTTATTACAAAATCGAATTATTTTTTACAAATTTGACGGCAGTGTTACCACTTGATCACATACTGTATATCACATGAATAAAAACTATTATGCCATTATCATGGCTGGTGGCATAGGCAGCCGCTTTTGGCCTATCAGCCGTACTTCACACCCCAAGCAGTTTATCGATATCTTGGGCACTGGCAAAACGTTAATACAAAACACTTATGATCGGTTCCTGAAGATTTGTCCGAAGGAAAATATTTATGTTGTTACCAACGAAATTTATACCGACCTGGTAAAAACGCAGATACCAGATATGACCGACTCACAGATACTTACTGAGCCGGTTATGCGCAACACAGCTCCTTGTGTAGCTTACGGATGCTTTAAAATAGAAAGCCTGAACCCGGATGCTGTAATTGTAGTAGCGCCCTCCGATCACCTGATACTGGCAGAAGATAAATTTGTGAGCGCCATTGAAAGCTCGCTGGAAACAGCAGCTGCTCATGAGTGCCTGATCACCTTAGGCATTATGCCTTCGCGCCCGGACACAGGCTACGGATACATTCAGTACAATGACCAGGTAATCGACGAACAATTCCATAAAGTAAAGACCTTTACCGAGAAGCCTACGCTTGATATAGCCAAAACCTTTATTCAAAGTGGCGACTTTTTATGGAATGCAGGCATTTTTGTTTGGTCGGCCAAGGCCATCGTGAGCTCATTTGATAAGTACTTGCCCGACATGCATGAGATATTTGCAGAAGCCCGCGCTGTTTATAATACCGCTGAAGAGAAACCGCATGTGCATACTGCTTACCAGCGCTGCATCAATATCTCTATTGATTACGGCATTATGGAGAAGGCAGAAAACGTTTACGTGCTGCCGTCTGAATTTGGTTGGAGTGATTTAGGCACCTGGGCTTCAATTTACCAGCTGGCAGAAAAAGACTATGTAGGCAATGCAGTTATTCCTTCTGAAAAGGTAATTATGTACGATTCGTCAAATTGTATGGTAAACGTACCTGATGATAAGCTGGTTGTGTTACAAGGCCTGCACGATTATATCGTTGTTGAATCAAACAATACCTTGCTGATTTGCCCACGAGATCAGGAACAAAACGTAAAACAAGTAGTTGCCGACGTTAAACAGAAATTCGGCACGAAATACATTTAAGATTCAAATAAAATAATGAACCCATGCGCAGGTGTTTAATCCTTTATTAAACATCTGCGCATTTTTATTTGCATACCAATTACTGTCGCTGTCTAACTGCTTCATAAAGTATTATTCCAGCAGATACCGAAACGTTTAGAGATTCTATTTCGCCGTACATGGGTATCTTAGCTAAGTGGTCTGCTGTTCGTATCAGTTCGTTACGTATGCCATCTTCTTCCGATCCCATTACCACTGCGGTAGGTAAGGTATAATCCGGTTTGTAGATATAATCATTTGTTTTTTCGGTACAGCATACTATCTGCAAACCCGACTCCTGTAAAAAGCGTACGGTTTGTACAAAATTTTCGTGTCGGC
Protein-coding sequences here:
- a CDS encoding mannose-1-phosphate guanylyltransferase — its product is MNKNYYAIIMAGGIGSRFWPISRTSHPKQFIDILGTGKTLIQNTYDRFLKICPKENIYVVTNEIYTDLVKTQIPDMTDSQILTEPVMRNTAPCVAYGCFKIESLNPDAVIVVAPSDHLILAEDKFVSAIESSLETAAAHECLITLGIMPSRPDTGYGYIQYNDQVIDEQFHKVKTFTEKPTLDIAKTFIQSGDFLWNAGIFVWSAKAIVSSFDKYLPDMHEIFAEARAVYNTAEEKPHVHTAYQRCINISIDYGIMEKAENVYVLPSEFGWSDLGTWASIYQLAEKDYVGNAVIPSEKVIMYDSSNCMVNVPDDKLVVLQGLHDYIVVESNNTLLICPRDQEQNVKQVVADVKQKFGTKYI